One Candidatus Zixiibacteriota bacterium DNA window includes the following coding sequences:
- the miaB gene encoding tRNA (N6-isopentenyl adenosine(37)-C2)-methylthiotransferase MiaB, with the protein MKSYKIVTFGCQMNLADSGSLAAVLNARGFHPAETEDDADIVILNTCSVREKAEDRVFGRLGELYGMKKMQPGKKIAVVGCMSQRLGERILQRAPYVDIVLGTDRMLELPQYVDDGAFGAQVHTEFGYEEIDGLVPVRDNRFAAFLTIMRGCNQYCTYCIVPYVRGEERSYPLEKIIFQVNQMAQDGVKEITLLGQNVNSYNDGRHDFADLLRAVARDTDIARIRFMTSHPKDLSDRLINVMATVPKMMAHLHLPMQSGSDRILRRMGRIYTYQHYLNLIHKMRAAVADIAITTDLIVGFCSETEEEFQMTLRAAEEIRFDSAFMFRYSPRQGTAAYRLPDDIPDNEKIRRLSRLINLQKKISFEKNQEELGKSRSVLVDGFSRRSQSVLKGKTEGNKTVLFKGAETLIGAIKTVRITSADAWTLHGELEN; encoded by the coding sequence GTGAAGAGCTATAAGATAGTAACCTTTGGGTGTCAGATGAATCTGGCCGATTCCGGCTCGCTGGCGGCGGTGCTCAATGCCCGCGGTTTTCATCCGGCGGAGACCGAAGATGACGCCGATATTGTCATCCTTAATACCTGTTCTGTGAGGGAAAAAGCCGAAGACCGGGTCTTTGGACGTCTGGGCGAACTGTATGGTATGAAAAAAATGCAGCCCGGCAAGAAAATCGCCGTGGTCGGATGTATGTCGCAAAGGCTGGGGGAGAGGATACTCCAGCGCGCTCCCTATGTCGATATCGTTCTCGGCACCGACCGGATGCTGGAGTTGCCGCAGTATGTCGATGACGGCGCCTTTGGCGCCCAGGTGCATACCGAATTCGGGTATGAGGAAATCGATGGCCTGGTGCCGGTCCGCGACAACAGATTTGCCGCCTTTCTAACCATCATGCGCGGCTGCAATCAGTACTGCACCTATTGCATTGTCCCTTATGTCCGCGGCGAAGAACGCTCTTACCCGCTGGAGAAAATTATTTTCCAGGTAAACCAGATGGCGCAAGACGGGGTCAAAGAGATAACCCTGCTGGGACAAAATGTCAACTCGTACAACGACGGCCGCCATGATTTCGCCGACCTTCTGCGGGCGGTTGCCCGCGATACCGATATTGCGCGAATCCGTTTCATGACTTCTCATCCCAAAGACCTTTCCGACCGGCTAATCAACGTCATGGCGACCGTGCCTAAAATGATGGCTCATCTCCATCTCCCGATGCAGTCCGGTTCGGACCGGATTCTCCGCCGGATGGGACGAATCTACACTTACCAGCATTATCTTAATCTGATTCACAAAATGCGCGCCGCCGTCGCCGATATCGCCATCACCACCGACCTGATTGTCGGATTCTGCTCCGAAACGGAAGAGGAGTTCCAGATGACTCTTCGCGCCGCCGAGGAGATTCGTTTCGATTCGGCTTTCATGTTTCGCTATTCGCCGCGACAGGGAACCGCCGCCTATCGCCTCCCTGACGATATCCCCGACAATGAAAAAATCCGTCGCCTCTCGCGACTGATTAATCTGCAGAAAAAAATCTCCTTTGAGAAAAATCAGGAGGAACTGGGAAAGAGCCGCTCCGTTCTCGTTGACGGATTTTCCCGCAGGAGCCAATCGGTTCTTAAAGGCAAGACCGAGGGGAACAAAACTGTTCTCTTCAAAGGGGCGGAAACATTAATCGGCGCCATCAAAACTGTCCGTATTACTTCGGCCGACGCCTGGACTCTGCACGGAGAATTGGAAAACTAA
- a CDS encoding M1 family aminopeptidase, whose amino-acid sequence MTSGSDIPDFENLPYIENMTPSQMHRIMAEAKAAAFDRSRAIEKSLRDISYSHAQTDFDVKFYRINLTVSAPTSTIIGDVATVAEALVNGVDTVVLDFDATLSIDSIYQENGTRLNYLHSGITVTVALDRAYQSGETFSFTVRYHGTPTTGFYQGFFFRYRSGVPAIYTLSEPYMARSWWPCKDRPDDKADSIDIIVTCDTALYCASNGNLTDTLRNGDGTWTFSYSVRYPITTYLFSLSISKFTIWKDWYKYSPTDSMVIINHPYTDQYSASVTGWGITPYALEVLSGLFGEYPFINEKYGHANFGWGGGMEHQTVTSMISNWFGYYEPVVVHELAHQWWGDMITCNNWHEIWLNEGFASYSEALYYEVKNGRNYYHSYMDQMDYADTGAIYRYDTTNSDAIFNYIVYDKGAWFLHMLRHIVGDSSFFQILRTYYDSPYKYGDATSAQFLEICETVSGMDLDYFFQDWLYGQLRPNYLWSYMNELDPSDGKYWTFFMINQVQASQPQVFRMPIDLRFTFSPGDTSTSVVFHDTRKRVYIFKNDQGPSDIVLDPNKWILRNATKTTWSYHLIPFPLDSGQQYQSFADTIVARGGTGFHKFTLKSGSLPAGLTLDTLSGIITGTPHDYGTFNFNIRANDQYSSYKDSADYTLTVAPVAGLAGDADNNGAVNILDITFLLGYLYKSGAAPPVIALADPNRSCDISVLDITYLVSFLYKDGPDPLIGCVP is encoded by the coding sequence ATGACGAGCGGCAGCGATATCCCGGACTTTGAAAATCTGCCATACATTGAAAATATGACCCCCTCCCAGATGCATCGCATCATGGCCGAGGCAAAAGCGGCCGCCTTTGACCGTTCCCGCGCCATTGAGAAATCGCTTCGCGATATCTCCTACAGCCATGCCCAGACCGATTTCGATGTCAAATTCTATCGAATCAACCTGACTGTCTCGGCGCCGACTTCGACTATCATTGGCGATGTCGCTACCGTGGCAGAGGCGCTGGTTAATGGGGTCGATACCGTTGTGCTTGATTTTGACGCCACCCTGAGCATTGATTCCATTTATCAGGAAAATGGTACGCGCCTGAATTATCTTCATTCGGGGATAACCGTCACCGTGGCTCTCGACCGCGCCTATCAGAGCGGTGAGACCTTTTCTTTTACTGTCCGTTATCACGGCACCCCGACTACCGGTTTCTATCAGGGGTTCTTTTTCAGGTACCGCAGCGGCGTGCCTGCCATTTATACTCTTTCCGAACCATATATGGCACGCTCCTGGTGGCCCTGCAAAGACCGCCCCGATGACAAAGCTGATTCCATCGATATCATTGTCACCTGCGATACCGCCCTGTACTGCGCATCCAACGGCAATCTGACTGATACTCTCCGCAATGGGGACGGCACCTGGACATTCTCTTATTCTGTCCGTTATCCTATCACCACCTATCTTTTCTCCCTCTCGATATCCAAGTTTACCATCTGGAAAGACTGGTATAAATATTCACCGACCGACTCTATGGTCATTATCAATCATCCTTATACCGACCAGTACTCCGCTTCCGTGACCGGGTGGGGAATCACTCCTTATGCTCTCGAAGTCCTCTCCGGTCTGTTCGGGGAGTATCCTTTTATTAATGAAAAATATGGGCATGCCAATTTTGGCTGGGGCGGCGGGATGGAGCATCAGACGGTAACTTCGATGATTTCCAACTGGTTCGGTTATTATGAGCCGGTGGTGGTGCACGAACTGGCCCATCAGTGGTGGGGTGATATGATTACCTGCAATAACTGGCATGAAATCTGGCTTAATGAGGGGTTTGCCTCATATTCCGAAGCCCTTTACTATGAAGTGAAAAACGGCCGCAATTATTATCATTCCTATATGGACCAGATGGATTATGCCGACACCGGCGCCATCTATCGATACGATACCACCAATTCCGACGCCATATTCAATTATATCGTTTACGATAAAGGGGCATGGTTCCTTCATATGCTGCGCCATATTGTTGGCGATTCCTCTTTCTTCCAGATTCTCCGCACCTACTACGACAGCCCTTACAAGTATGGTGATGCCACCAGCGCTCAGTTTCTGGAAATCTGTGAAACCGTCTCCGGAATGGACCTCGATTACTTTTTCCAGGATTGGCTCTACGGCCAGCTCCGCCCCAATTACCTCTGGTCGTATATGAATGAACTCGACCCCTCCGACGGCAAGTACTGGACTTTCTTCATGATTAATCAAGTGCAGGCGTCCCAGCCGCAGGTTTTCCGGATGCCGATTGACCTCCGCTTCACCTTTTCACCCGGCGACACCAGCACCTCTGTCGTATTCCACGATACCCGAAAACGAGTCTATATTTTCAAGAACGATCAAGGACCATCCGATATCGTTCTCGACCCGAACAAATGGATTCTCCGCAATGCTACCAAGACCACCTGGAGTTACCATCTGATTCCATTTCCGCTCGATTCGGGACAGCAGTATCAATCGTTTGCCGATACTATTGTCGCCCGCGGCGGCACCGGATTCCATAAATTCACTCTCAAATCCGGCTCCCTGCCGGCCGGATTGACTCTCGACACCTTGAGCGGAATTATCACCGGCACCCCCCATGATTACGGCACTTTCAATTTCAATATTCGCGCCAATGACCAGTACAGTAGTTATAAGGACTCGGCCGATTATACCCTTACCGTCGCCCCTGTCGCCGGTCTTGCCGGTGATGCCGATAACAACGGCGCGGTCAATATCCTCGATATAACCTTTCTTCTCGGTTACCTATATAAGTCGGGGGCGGCGCCGCCTGTCATAGCGCTGGCCGACCCCAACCGCTCCTGCGATATCAGCGTTTTGGACATAACCTACCTTGTCAGTTTCCTCTATAAGGACGGTCCCGACCCGCTTATCGGCTGTGTTCCCTGA